From one Leptospira stimsonii genomic stretch:
- a CDS encoding N-acetylmuramoyl-L-alanine amidase family protein, translated as MAKNQIYLWGLILFSLSLWELEAKVAIPTQSSERYVRFEDVQKEFPSLKSYFNPATFVGSIRHPSGEIRFRVGSSFYTFNQTIEKISSPVLYKERDFLIPPEIMEALFVQLMSEDVRYEYKENVLELEILPSAEKLGIKTILIDAGHGGKDPGTASDSGTHEKDISLQVAKILKKFFEKVYPEINVVLTRPDDTFVELERRSEIANRELKKTGSSLFISLHCNSSINEEVNGFEIYYLSQTPSTESARETALLENRILKPRGSSAVKKVQAGMMSSLIQRRSRILARALESEMKKKLQPQILSRGVKKADFSVLRGSLMPAVLVEMGYLSHEKESKLLQSKGLQVKLAKSIVEGIRGYELAKN; from the coding sequence TTGGCAAAAAATCAAATCTATCTTTGGGGGCTGATTCTATTCTCCTTAAGCTTGTGGGAATTGGAGGCGAAGGTCGCGATTCCCACGCAGTCCTCCGAACGTTATGTGCGCTTTGAGGACGTCCAAAAAGAATTCCCTTCCCTCAAATCCTATTTTAATCCAGCGACTTTCGTAGGTTCGATCCGACATCCTTCCGGAGAAATTCGATTTCGGGTGGGTTCCTCGTTTTACACGTTCAACCAGACGATCGAAAAGATTTCTTCTCCGGTTCTTTATAAGGAAAGGGATTTTCTCATTCCTCCCGAGATCATGGAGGCGCTTTTCGTTCAATTGATGTCCGAGGACGTCCGTTATGAATATAAGGAAAATGTGTTGGAGTTGGAAATTCTTCCTAGTGCCGAAAAACTCGGGATCAAAACGATTCTGATCGACGCCGGTCATGGCGGGAAGGATCCGGGAACCGCTTCCGATTCCGGTACTCACGAAAAAGATATTTCTCTTCAGGTGGCGAAAATTCTTAAAAAATTCTTCGAGAAGGTTTACCCGGAGATCAACGTTGTCCTCACGAGACCGGACGATACGTTTGTTGAGTTGGAGCGTCGTTCCGAAATCGCGAACAGGGAACTCAAAAAGACGGGAAGTTCTCTCTTTATCAGTCTCCATTGTAATTCTTCCATCAACGAGGAAGTGAACGGTTTCGAGATCTATTATCTTTCTCAGACGCCTTCCACGGAATCGGCGCGGGAAACCGCTCTTCTGGAAAACAGAATTCTCAAACCTCGGGGAAGCTCGGCGGTCAAAAAAGTTCAGGCGGGAATGATGTCTTCTTTGATCCAAAGAAGGAGCAGAATCTTAGCAAGGGCTTTGGAATCGGAGATGAAAAAAAAGCTCCAACCTCAAATCCTGTCCAGGGGAGTGAAAAAGGCCGATTTTTCAGTCCTGAGAGGAAGCCTCATGCCAGCGGTTCTCGTGGAAATGGGTTATCTCTCGCATGAAAAAGAATCCAAACTTTTGCAGAGCAAGGGTTTGCAAGTCAAGTTAGCGAAAAGCATCGTAGAGGGAATCCGGGGATATGAATTGGCAAAAAATTAA